A genome region from Ralstonia solanacearum K60 includes the following:
- a CDS encoding phosphoribosylanthranilate isomerase, translating into MTIAMPLHRTRIKLCGLTQPADVDHAVALGADAIGLVFYPPSPRSVTAEQAAELARLAGPFVTVTGLFVNASADDVARVLDRVPLTLLQFHGDETPEQCADIAARVGLPWLRAARVQPGTDLVEFADRFAAAQGLLLDAFVEGYGGGGHVFDWTLIPPQWLSQSPSLPTTSAAPRLVLSGGLNAQNVAGAIERVRPYAVDVSSGIEAARGVKDRARMTAFVRAVREADAALGASAQA; encoded by the coding sequence ATGACCATCGCCATGCCGCTCCACCGTACCCGTATCAAGCTCTGCGGTCTGACCCAGCCGGCCGACGTCGACCATGCCGTCGCACTGGGCGCCGACGCGATCGGGCTGGTGTTCTATCCGCCCAGCCCCCGCAGCGTCACCGCCGAGCAAGCGGCTGAACTGGCCCGCCTGGCCGGTCCGTTCGTCACCGTGACGGGCCTGTTCGTCAACGCCAGCGCTGACGATGTGGCGCGCGTGCTGGACCGGGTGCCGCTCACGCTGCTGCAGTTCCACGGGGACGAAACGCCCGAACAGTGTGCCGATATCGCGGCCAGGGTCGGGCTGCCCTGGCTGCGCGCGGCGCGTGTGCAGCCGGGAACCGATTTGGTAGAATTCGCCGATCGGTTTGCCGCTGCCCAAGGGCTGCTGCTCGACGCATTCGTTGAGGGCTATGGCGGTGGCGGCCACGTTTTCGACTGGACCCTGATTCCCCCGCAATGGCTCTCGCAATCGCCATCCTTGCCAACCACAAGCGCCGCTCCTCGGCTCGTTTTGAGTGGTGGGTTGAACGCGCAAAACGTCGCTGGTGCGATTGAGCGCGTGCGGCCCTACGCTGTCGATGTGAGCAGCGGAATCGAGGCCGCACGGGGCGTGAAAGACCGCGCCCGCATGACCGCATTCGTGCGTGCGGTCCGCGAGGCCGATGCCGCCCTGGGCGCGTCGGCGCAGGCCTGA
- the trpB gene encoding tryptophan synthase subunit beta — MYNLPDAHGHFGPYGGAFVAETLSHALDELRDAYARYQHDPEFIKEYEYELKHFVGRPSPIYHARRLTEHCGGAQIYLKREDLNHTGAHKVNNVIGQALLARRMGKPRVIAETGAGQHGVATATIAARYGMECVVYMGSEDVRRQAANVYRMKLLGATVVPVESGSRTLKDALNEAMRDWVTNVADTFYIIGTVAGPHPYPMMVRDFQSVIGEECKVQMPELAGRQPDVVIACVGGGSNAMGIFYPYIDHADVKLIGVEAAGEGIESGRHAASLTRGSPGVLHGNRTYLLQDEDGQIIETHSISAGLDYPGVGPEHAWLKDAGRAQYVGITDKEALQAFHDLCRMEGIIPALESSHALAYACKLAPTLPKDQILLVNLSGRGDKDMHTVAELSGIEL; from the coding sequence ATGTATAACCTGCCCGACGCCCACGGCCACTTCGGACCCTACGGCGGTGCCTTTGTCGCAGAGACCCTGTCCCACGCGCTGGACGAACTGCGCGATGCCTACGCGCGCTACCAGCACGATCCCGAGTTCATCAAGGAATACGAGTACGAGCTGAAGCATTTCGTCGGCCGTCCGTCGCCCATCTACCATGCCCGCCGCCTGACCGAGCACTGCGGTGGCGCGCAGATCTACCTCAAGCGCGAAGACCTGAACCATACCGGCGCCCACAAGGTGAACAACGTCATCGGCCAGGCGCTGCTGGCGCGCCGCATGGGCAAGCCGCGCGTGATCGCCGAGACCGGCGCCGGCCAGCACGGCGTGGCGACGGCCACCATCGCCGCGCGCTACGGCATGGAATGCGTGGTCTACATGGGCAGCGAGGATGTGCGCCGCCAGGCCGCCAACGTCTATCGCATGAAGCTGCTGGGCGCGACCGTGGTGCCGGTGGAATCCGGCTCGCGCACGCTCAAGGACGCGCTCAACGAAGCCATGCGCGACTGGGTCACCAATGTGGCCGACACTTTCTACATCATCGGCACGGTGGCGGGCCCGCATCCGTATCCGATGATGGTGCGCGACTTCCAGTCGGTGATCGGCGAGGAGTGCAAGGTGCAGATGCCCGAGCTGGCCGGCCGCCAGCCGGATGTGGTGATCGCCTGCGTGGGCGGCGGCTCCAATGCCATGGGCATCTTCTATCCGTACATCGACCACGCCGATGTCAAGCTGATCGGCGTGGAAGCGGCGGGCGAGGGCATCGAGTCGGGCCGTCACGCCGCATCGCTCACGCGCGGCTCGCCGGGGGTGCTGCACGGCAACCGCACCTATCTGCTGCAGGACGAGGACGGCCAGATCATCGAGACGCACTCGATCTCGGCGGGCCTGGATTATCCGGGCGTCGGTCCCGAGCATGCCTGGCTGAAGGACGCCGGCCGCGCGCAGTATGTCGGCATCACCGACAAGGAAGCGCTGCAGGCCTTCCACGACCTGTGCCGCATGGAGGGCATCATTCCCGCGCTGGAGTCGAGCCACGCGCTGGCCTATGCCTGCAAGCTGGCGCCGACGCTGCCCAAGGACCAGATCCTGCTGGTCAACCTGTCCGGCCGTGGCGACAAGGACATGCATACCGTCGCCGAACTCTCGGGCATCGAGCTCTGA
- a CDS encoding DNA-methyltransferase, with product MTERAIDGIFNEDCIAGIGQLADGSVNLVIADPPYGLGKDYGNDSDKLSGEAYLAWSERWIEAVLPKLARNGSVYLFCTWQYAPELFVMLKRRLAMINEIIWDRRVPSMGGSTRKFSSVHDNIGFFAASRDYYFDVDAVRIPYDAETKKARSRKRFEGKKWLEVGYNPKDVWSVSRLHRQDPERAEHPTQKPLELVERMVLASCPPGGLVLDPFLGSGTTAVACARRGRRFAGFEINAEYCRVARARVAAVHAAASAAQPTDSQVPDTVKVA from the coding sequence ATGACCGAGCGCGCCATCGACGGCATTTTCAACGAGGACTGCATTGCCGGGATCGGGCAATTGGCCGACGGCAGCGTGAACCTCGTCATCGCCGATCCGCCGTACGGGCTGGGCAAGGACTACGGCAACGACTCCGACAAGCTGTCGGGCGAGGCCTACCTGGCCTGGTCGGAACGCTGGATCGAAGCGGTGCTGCCGAAGCTGGCGCGCAACGGTTCGGTGTACCTGTTCTGCACGTGGCAGTACGCGCCGGAGCTGTTCGTGATGCTCAAGCGGCGCCTGGCGATGATCAACGAGATCATCTGGGACCGCCGCGTGCCCAGTATGGGCGGCAGCACGCGCAAGTTCTCGTCGGTGCACGACAATATCGGCTTCTTCGCCGCCTCGCGCGACTACTACTTCGATGTCGACGCCGTGCGCATCCCGTACGACGCCGAGACCAAGAAGGCCCGCAGCCGCAAGCGCTTCGAGGGCAAGAAGTGGCTGGAGGTCGGCTACAACCCGAAGGATGTGTGGAGCGTGTCGCGCCTGCACCGGCAGGATCCGGAGCGCGCCGAGCACCCGACGCAGAAGCCGCTGGAGCTGGTCGAGCGCATGGTGCTGGCGAGCTGCCCGCCGGGCGGGCTGGTGCTGGACCCGTTCCTGGGCAGCGGCACCACCGCCGTGGCCTGCGCGCGGCGAGGGCGCCGTTTCGCCGGTTTCGAGATCAACGCCGAATATTGCCGCGTGGCGCGCGCTCGCGTAGCCGCTGTCCATGCCGCCGCGTCCGCCGCCCAACCGACTGATTCCCAGGTGCCCGACACCGTCAAGGTCGCCTGA
- the trpA gene encoding tryptophan synthase subunit alpha produces MSRIAQTFSQLSAQGRKGLIPFITAGDPYPELTVDLMHALVKGGANVIELGVPFSDPMADGPVIQRASERALAKKIGLRTVLDYVRAFRATDKTTPVVLMGYANPIERMGIDAFAKAASEAGVDGVLVVDYPPEECEAFAKTMRATGIDPIFLLAPTSTEARIAQIARVASGYLYYVSLKGVTGAATLDLDSVAARIPQIRQHARLPVGVGFGIRDAATARAIGGVADAVVIGSRIVQLLEEAPREQAVQCLTDFIADIRRALDA; encoded by the coding sequence ATGTCCCGCATCGCTCAAACCTTTTCGCAACTGTCCGCGCAGGGCCGCAAGGGCCTGATCCCGTTCATCACGGCGGGCGATCCGTACCCCGAACTGACCGTCGACCTGATGCACGCGCTGGTCAAGGGCGGCGCCAATGTCATCGAACTGGGCGTGCCGTTTTCCGACCCGATGGCCGATGGCCCGGTCATCCAGCGTGCGTCGGAGCGCGCACTCGCCAAGAAGATCGGTCTGCGCACCGTGCTGGATTACGTACGTGCGTTCCGCGCCACCGACAAGACGACGCCCGTGGTGCTGATGGGTTACGCCAACCCGATCGAGCGCATGGGTATCGACGCTTTCGCCAAGGCCGCATCGGAAGCCGGTGTGGATGGCGTGCTGGTGGTGGACTATCCGCCCGAGGAATGCGAGGCGTTCGCCAAGACCATGCGGGCTACGGGCATCGACCCGATCTTCCTGCTGGCGCCCACCTCGACCGAAGCGCGCATCGCGCAGATCGCCCGGGTGGCGAGCGGCTACCTCTACTACGTGTCGCTCAAGGGGGTGACGGGCGCGGCGACGCTGGACCTCGACAGCGTGGCGGCACGCATCCCGCAGATCCGCCAGCACGCGCGGCTGCCGGTGGGGGTCGGCTTCGGCATCCGCGATGCGGCGACGGCACGAGCGATCGGCGGTGTGGCCGATGCGGTGGTGATCGGATCCCGCATTGTGCAATTGCTGGAGGAGGCCCCCCGCGAACAAGCGGTACAATGTCTGACTGATTTCATCGCGGACATCCGCCGGGCGCTCGACGCCTGA
- the accD gene encoding acetyl-CoA carboxylase, carboxyltransferase subunit beta encodes MSWLDKLLPPKIQQTDPSQRKGIPEGLWIKCPACESVLYRTDVEANLHVCPKCDHHMRIGARARLDALLDAEGRYEMGQEIVPVDALKFKDTKKYPDRIKAAMDDTGETDAMVVMGGAIHALPVVVACFEFEFMGGSMGSVVGERFARGAQTALEQKVPFICVTATGGARMQESLLSLMQMAKTTAMVNKLAEARLPFISVLTDPTMGGVSASFAFMGDVVIAEPRALIGFAGPRVIEQTVREKLPEGFQRAEFLLQKGAIDMIVDRRNMRREIAELLALLQKQPADALA; translated from the coding sequence ATGAGCTGGCTGGACAAACTGCTTCCGCCCAAGATCCAACAGACCGATCCGTCGCAACGCAAAGGCATTCCGGAAGGCCTGTGGATCAAATGCCCGGCCTGCGAGTCGGTGCTGTACCGTACCGACGTCGAAGCCAACCTGCACGTCTGCCCCAAGTGCGACCACCACATGCGCATCGGCGCCCGTGCGCGCCTGGACGCGCTGCTGGACGCCGAGGGTCGCTATGAGATGGGCCAGGAGATCGTCCCGGTCGACGCGCTCAAGTTCAAGGACACCAAGAAGTACCCCGACCGTATCAAGGCGGCCATGGACGACACCGGCGAGACCGATGCCATGGTCGTGATGGGCGGCGCCATCCATGCGCTGCCGGTGGTGGTGGCCTGCTTCGAATTCGAGTTCATGGGCGGCTCGATGGGTTCGGTGGTGGGCGAGCGCTTCGCGCGCGGCGCGCAGACCGCGCTGGAGCAGAAGGTGCCGTTCATCTGCGTGACCGCCACGGGCGGCGCGCGCATGCAGGAAAGCCTGCTGTCGCTGATGCAGATGGCCAAGACCACGGCCATGGTCAACAAGCTGGCCGAGGCCCGGCTGCCGTTCATCAGCGTGCTGACCGATCCGACCATGGGCGGTGTATCCGCCAGCTTCGCCTTCATGGGTGACGTGGTGATCGCCGAGCCGCGTGCGCTGATCGGCTTTGCCGGCCCGCGCGTGATCGAGCAGACCGTGCGCGAGAAGCTGCCGGAAGGTTTCCAGCGCGCCGAATTCCTGTTGCAAAAGGGTGCCATCGACATGATCGTCGACCGCCGCAACATGCGCCGCGAAATCGCCGAACTGCTCGCACTGCTGCAAAAGCAGCCGGCCGACGCGCTGGCTTGA
- the folC gene encoding bifunctional tetrahydrofolate synthase/dihydrofolate synthase — MPIFDNLPDWLAHLETAHPVGIDMGLERISRVRDALGLKLEPVVFTVGGTNGKGSTCAMLEAVLMAAGYKVGCHTSPHLIDFNERARVNGEIATDAMLLPHFEAVERARSSFDAPVSLTYFEFTTLAIMHLFAKSGLDAVILEVGLGGRLDAVNIIDPDCAVITSVDLDHMAYLGDTREAIGFEKAGIFRPGVPAVCSDPVPPVSLVQHAEAIGADLWLIGRDFNFQGDKQQWGWSGRGRRWSALGYPALRGANQLLNASAALAALESVRDRLPITAQDVRVGLSRVALPGRFQVLPGRPAVILDVAHNPHAAAALGQNLENMGFFRYTYAVFGAMQDKDIAGVLGHLLDKIDHWCLTDLPTPRAASTATLEQALADAGFHPGKDASVSTYSDPATAYRNAMERATEDDRIVVFGSFFTVAGVLAERKTRAH, encoded by the coding sequence ATGCCTATCTTCGACAATCTGCCCGACTGGTTGGCCCACCTGGAAACCGCGCACCCCGTCGGCATCGACATGGGGCTCGAGCGCATCAGCCGAGTGCGAGACGCACTGGGGCTCAAGCTTGAACCGGTCGTCTTCACCGTGGGCGGCACCAACGGCAAGGGCTCGACCTGCGCCATGCTGGAGGCCGTCCTGATGGCGGCCGGCTACAAGGTCGGCTGCCATACGTCGCCGCATCTGATCGACTTCAACGAGCGCGCCCGCGTCAACGGTGAGATCGCCACCGATGCGATGCTGCTGCCGCATTTCGAGGCAGTCGAGCGCGCCCGCAGCAGCTTCGACGCGCCCGTCAGCCTGACGTATTTCGAGTTCACCACGCTGGCGATCATGCATCTGTTCGCCAAGTCGGGGCTGGATGCGGTGATCCTGGAGGTGGGGCTGGGCGGCCGGCTGGATGCGGTCAACATCATCGATCCCGACTGCGCCGTTATCACCAGTGTCGACCTCGATCACATGGCCTACCTGGGCGACACACGCGAGGCAATCGGCTTCGAGAAGGCCGGCATCTTCCGGCCGGGCGTGCCGGCGGTGTGTTCCGATCCGGTGCCGCCGGTCTCGCTGGTTCAGCACGCCGAGGCCATCGGGGCGGACCTGTGGCTGATCGGGCGCGATTTCAACTTCCAGGGCGACAAGCAGCAATGGGGCTGGAGCGGGCGCGGTCGGCGCTGGTCGGCGCTGGGCTATCCGGCGCTGCGCGGGGCCAACCAGTTGCTGAATGCGTCGGCGGCGCTGGCGGCGCTCGAATCGGTGCGCGATCGGCTGCCGATCACCGCGCAGGACGTGCGCGTCGGGCTGTCGCGGGTGGCGCTGCCGGGACGCTTCCAGGTGCTGCCGGGCCGACCGGCCGTGATCCTGGATGTGGCTCACAATCCGCATGCCGCCGCGGCCCTGGGCCAGAATCTCGAAAACATGGGTTTCTTCCGCTACACCTACGCAGTGTTCGGTGCCATGCAGGACAAGGACATCGCCGGCGTGCTCGGCCATCTGCTCGACAAGATCGACCACTGGTGCCTGACCGATCTGCCGACGCCGCGCGCGGCGAGCACGGCAACGCTCGAACAGGCCCTGGCGGACGCGGGTTTCCATCCAGGCAAGGATGCCAGCGTTTCAACCTACAGCGATCCCGCCACCGCCTATCGCAACGCCATGGAGCGGGCGACCGAGGATGATAGAATCGTCGTCTTCGGATCGTTCTTCACCGTTGCCGGTGTGCTGGCGGAGCGCAAGACCCGCGCGCACTAA
- a CDS encoding SPOR domain-containing protein, with protein MGLFSIFSSRKPAAESARGPAGSAADVARDAVRESRSASRSRAARRDDDVDDGLDPELPQKQRARRRLIGAVVLVGAAVVILPLVFDAKPRPATDNVAVQIQDQPVDRGARLSADEPKVASRRSAPHGDGSTQQQAQALDQGEEVVASAAGTSPASTPTASAPAAAKPAAAKPVPPKAVASVTATDTRPPPKPATSVQAATPATEARDGKFLLLIGAFASEDRARNWLGKLKGEKIPGYIEHKKVPEKGDLALLRAGPFNDRASAEAAQKRAEQLGLTPKLVQQ; from the coding sequence ATGGGACTGTTTTCCATCTTCTCCTCCCGCAAGCCTGCCGCCGAAAGCGCGCGCGGCCCTGCCGGCAGCGCTGCCGATGTCGCGCGCGACGCGGTGCGCGAGTCGCGCTCGGCGTCCCGCAGCCGCGCCGCGCGGCGCGATGATGACGTCGATGACGGTCTCGACCCCGAGCTGCCGCAAAAGCAGCGTGCGCGGCGCCGTCTGATTGGCGCGGTGGTGCTGGTGGGGGCCGCCGTGGTGATACTGCCGCTGGTCTTCGATGCCAAGCCGCGCCCGGCGACCGACAATGTCGCGGTCCAGATCCAGGACCAGCCGGTCGATCGCGGCGCCAGGCTGTCGGCCGATGAGCCCAAGGTGGCCAGCCGCCGGTCGGCGCCGCATGGCGACGGATCGACTCAACAGCAGGCGCAGGCGCTGGACCAGGGTGAAGAGGTCGTGGCCTCTGCCGCCGGTACCTCGCCGGCCAGCACGCCCACGGCAAGCGCGCCGGCCGCCGCCAAGCCGGCCGCCGCCAAGCCGGTGCCGCCCAAGGCCGTCGCCAGCGTGACCGCAACCGATACCAGGCCGCCACCGAAGCCGGCCACATCCGTGCAGGCGGCCACGCCCGCCACCGAAGCCCGGGACGGCAAATTCCTGCTGCTGATCGGCGCGTTCGCGTCGGAAGATCGCGCCCGGAACTGGCTCGGCAAACTCAAGGGCGAGAAGATTCCCGGCTACATCGAGCACAAGAAAGTACCCGAAAAGGGCGATCTGGCCTTGCTGCGCGCGGGCCCGTTCAATGACCGCGCCTCGGCGGAGGCGGCGCAGAAGCGCGCCGAGCAGCTTGGCCTGACGCCCAAGCTGGTGCAGCAGTAA
- a CDS encoding CvpA family protein has protein sequence MQPTFFDYGILFIVVASALVGLFRGLIREILALAGWLFAAWVAYTFSGVAAGWMPESLPGGPVARTVLGFVLLFVVTVIGTSLVGALLSAVLERAGLKPADRGLGMVFGLARGGVIILVLMTVAGFTSVPEQPFWRDAVTRPYAEEAARAAKPLLPPDVAKYMHY, from the coding sequence ATGCAACCGACTTTCTTTGATTACGGCATCCTGTTCATCGTCGTGGCGTCGGCGCTGGTGGGCCTGTTTCGCGGTCTGATCCGCGAGATCCTGGCACTGGCGGGGTGGTTGTTTGCGGCATGGGTGGCCTATACCTTCTCGGGGGTGGCGGCGGGCTGGATGCCGGAGTCGCTGCCGGGCGGCCCGGTGGCGCGCACGGTTCTGGGATTCGTCCTACTGTTTGTAGTGACGGTGATCGGGACATCGCTGGTGGGCGCGCTGTTGTCGGCGGTCCTGGAGCGTGCGGGGCTGAAGCCCGCCGATCGCGGCCTCGGCATGGTGTTCGGGTTGGCGCGCGGTGGCGTGATCATCCTGGTGCTGATGACGGTGGCGGGCTTCACCAGTGTGCCCGAGCAGCCATTCTGGCGCGACGCGGTCACGCGGCCGTATGCGGAGGAGGCGGCCCGGGCCGCCAAGCCGCTGCTGCCGCCCGACGTCGCGAAATACATGCATTACTGA
- the purF gene encoding amidophosphoribosyltransferase, whose product MCGIVGVVSATPVNQLIYDSLLLLQHRGQDAAGIATAAGSTFYMHKANGMVRDVFRTRNMRGLPGTTGIGQVRYPTAGTTSEEEAQPFYVNAPFGVVLAHNGNLTNSEQLREEMFRRDRRHINTHSDSEVLLNVLADELQRASNGVALSPEAIFKAVAGLHRRVRGSYAIVAQIAGYGMLAVRDPFGIRPLALGSQQTPDGVEWMVASESVALEGIGFKFERDVAPGEAVFVDADGQLHTKQCADHPVLTPCIFEYVYLARPDSRMDGVSVYDARLRMGDYLAEKIKREVTDRIDVVMPIPDSSRPAAMQVANSLGVPYREGFFKNRYVGRTFIMPGQAVRKKSVRQKLNAMAIEFKGKNVLIVDDSIVRGTTSSEIVQMARDAGAKKVIFASAAPPVKFPNVYGIDMPTRGELVAHGRTHDEIAQIIGADQLVYQDVEDMKRAVRDVNPALRDFEASCFDGHYVTGDIDEAYLDRLEASRNSSAASAARDSAQNDDPRTPLHLQPSAVNE is encoded by the coding sequence ATGTGCGGTATCGTTGGGGTGGTTTCGGCCACGCCCGTCAATCAGCTGATCTACGACAGCCTGCTGCTGTTGCAGCACCGGGGGCAGGACGCGGCAGGCATTGCCACCGCGGCCGGCAGCACCTTCTACATGCACAAGGCCAACGGCATGGTGCGCGACGTGTTCCGCACGCGCAACATGCGCGGCCTGCCGGGCACCACCGGCATCGGCCAGGTGCGCTATCCGACCGCCGGTACCACCAGTGAGGAAGAAGCCCAGCCGTTCTATGTCAACGCGCCGTTCGGCGTTGTGCTGGCCCATAACGGCAACCTGACCAACTCGGAGCAACTGCGCGAAGAGATGTTCCGGCGCGATCGCCGCCACATCAATACGCACTCCGATTCCGAAGTGCTGCTCAACGTACTGGCCGACGAACTGCAGCGCGCCAGCAACGGTGTCGCGCTGTCGCCCGAGGCCATCTTCAAGGCGGTGGCCGGTCTGCATCGCCGCGTGCGCGGCTCGTACGCCATCGTGGCGCAGATCGCCGGCTACGGCATGCTGGCCGTGCGCGACCCGTTCGGCATCCGTCCGCTGGCGCTGGGCAGCCAGCAAACGCCGGACGGCGTCGAGTGGATGGTGGCTTCCGAATCGGTGGCGCTCGAAGGCATCGGCTTCAAGTTCGAGCGCGATGTGGCGCCGGGCGAGGCCGTCTTCGTCGACGCCGACGGCCAACTGCACACCAAGCAGTGCGCGGACCATCCGGTGCTGACGCCCTGCATCTTCGAATACGTCTACCTGGCGCGGCCGGATTCGCGCATGGACGGCGTATCCGTGTATGACGCGCGCCTGCGCATGGGCGATTACCTGGCCGAGAAGATCAAGCGCGAGGTGACCGACCGGATCGACGTGGTGATGCCGATCCCCGATTCGAGCCGGCCGGCCGCCATGCAGGTCGCCAACAGCCTGGGCGTGCCGTACCGCGAAGGCTTCTTCAAGAACCGCTACGTGGGCCGGACCTTCATCATGCCGGGCCAGGCGGTGCGCAAGAAGTCGGTGCGCCAGAAGCTGAACGCCATGGCGATCGAGTTCAAGGGCAAGAACGTGCTGATCGTCGACGACTCCATCGTGCGCGGCACCACGTCGTCCGAGATCGTGCAGATGGCGCGCGATGCGGGCGCCAAGAAGGTGATCTTCGCCTCGGCGGCGCCGCCGGTGAAGTTCCCCAACGTGTACGGCATCGACATGCCGACGCGCGGCGAACTGGTCGCACACGGTCGCACGCACGACGAGATCGCCCAGATCATCGGTGCCGACCAGCTCGTCTACCAGGACGTGGAAGACATGAAGCGCGCGGTGCGCGACGTCAACCCGGCGCTGCGCGATTTTGAGGCATCGTGCTTCGACGGCCACTACGTGACCGGCGATATCGACGAGGCGTATCTCGACCGGCTGGAAGCCTCGCGCAACAGCTCGGCCGCCAGTGCGGCCCGCGACAGCGCGCAGAACGACGATCCGCGTACGCCGTTGCACCTGCAGCCGTCGGCCGTCAACGAGTAA
- a CDS encoding ABC transporter permease, with translation MPSEATLTAPAQQAYPQSLLPLNLSNWRYVWLRNFMVWRKLAIPSMAGNLADPMIYLFGLGLGLGLLVGRVDGVSYIAFLAAGTVASSTMMSASFEAMYSAFSRMHVQRTWEAILYAPLTLGDVVLGELLWAASKSVLSGLAIMLVAGVLGYASMPQALLALPVVVLTGFAFACLAMNMTALAPNYDFFMFYQTLVMTPMMLLSGVFFPLSQLPAPFRAFTSLLPLSHAVELIRPLMLGRTPDDIPLHLGVLLLYTAVALWLCLWLLRRRMLK, from the coding sequence ATGCCCTCCGAAGCCACCCTCACCGCCCCGGCGCAGCAAGCGTATCCGCAGTCCCTGCTGCCGCTCAATCTCAGCAACTGGCGCTACGTCTGGCTGCGCAACTTCATGGTGTGGCGCAAGCTGGCCATCCCGTCGATGGCGGGCAACCTGGCCGACCCCATGATCTACCTGTTCGGCCTGGGCCTGGGCCTCGGCCTGCTGGTCGGCCGTGTAGACGGCGTGTCGTACATCGCCTTCCTGGCGGCGGGCACGGTGGCCTCGAGCACGATGATGTCGGCGAGCTTCGAGGCGATGTACTCGGCGTTTTCGCGCATGCACGTGCAGCGCACCTGGGAAGCCATCCTCTATGCCCCGCTCACGCTGGGTGACGTGGTGCTGGGCGAGCTGCTGTGGGCGGCCAGCAAATCGGTGCTGTCGGGCCTGGCGATCATGCTGGTGGCGGGTGTGCTGGGCTATGCATCGATGCCGCAGGCGCTGCTGGCACTGCCGGTGGTGGTGCTGACCGGCTTCGCCTTCGCGTGCCTGGCCATGAACATGACGGCGCTGGCGCCCAACTACGACTTCTTCATGTTCTACCAGACGCTGGTGATGACGCCGATGATGCTGCTCTCCGGCGTGTTCTTCCCGCTATCGCAATTGCCGGCGCCGTTCCGCGCCTTCACCAGCCTGCTGCCGCTGTCGCATGCGGTCGAGCTGATCCGCCCGCTGATGCTCGGCCGCACGCCGGACGACATCCCGCTGCACCTGGGCGTACTCCTGCTCTACACCGCGGTGGCGCTGTGGCTGTGCCTATGGCTGTTGCGCCGTCGCATGCTCAAGTGA
- the nodI gene encoding nodulation factor ABC transporter ATP-binding protein NodI has product MRYEQPPGPGIGSTPILSVEGLCKRYGEQTVVDGLSFSVRRGQCFGLLGPNGAGKTTTLRMLLGMTMPDAGTLQLCGETVPGHAHRARIRVGVVPQFDNLDPDFTVSENLHIFGRYFGLSAATIRTRMPGLLEFARLEQKADAPVRALSGGMKRRLTVARALINDPDVLVMDEPTTGLDPQARHLIWERLRSLLASGKTILLTTHFMEEAERLCDELCVIDNGRKIAQGKPHELIAREIGCDVVEVYGDDLPALRTLLSPLAERVETSGETLFCYARDPQPLVAALRAQAETHAMPGLRYLHRPANLEDVFLRLTGREMRD; this is encoded by the coding sequence GTGCGATACGAGCAACCGCCCGGCCCGGGCATCGGCAGCACACCGATCCTGAGCGTCGAAGGGCTGTGCAAGCGCTACGGCGAACAGACCGTGGTCGACGGCCTGAGCTTTTCGGTGCGCCGCGGACAATGCTTCGGACTGCTGGGCCCCAACGGCGCGGGCAAGACCACCACGCTGCGCATGCTGCTCGGCATGACGATGCCCGATGCGGGCACCCTGCAGCTGTGCGGCGAGACCGTACCCGGACACGCTCACCGCGCGCGCATACGCGTGGGCGTGGTCCCGCAGTTCGATAACCTCGACCCCGACTTCACCGTCTCGGAAAACCTGCACATCTTCGGCCGCTACTTCGGACTGTCCGCCGCGACCATCCGCACGCGGATGCCGGGCCTGCTGGAATTCGCGCGGCTCGAGCAAAAGGCCGACGCCCCCGTGCGTGCGCTGTCGGGCGGGATGAAGCGACGGCTGACGGTCGCGCGGGCGCTGATCAACGACCCCGATGTCCTCGTGATGGACGAGCCCACCACCGGACTCGACCCGCAGGCGCGCCACCTGATCTGGGAACGCCTGCGCTCGCTGCTCGCATCGGGCAAGACCATCCTGCTGACCACGCATTTCATGGAAGAGGCCGAGCGCCTGTGCGACGAGCTGTGCGTGATCGACAACGGCCGCAAGATCGCCCAGGGCAAGCCGCACGAACTGATCGCGCGCGAGATCGGCTGCGATGTCGTCGAAGTCTACGGCGACGACCTGCCCGCCCTGCGCACCCTGCTCAGCCCCCTGGCCGAGCGCGTGGAAACCAGCGGCGAGACGCTGTTCTGCTACGCCCGCGATCCGCAACCGCTGGTGGCTGCCCTGCGCGCGCAGGCCGAGACGCATGCCATGCCCGGCCTGCGCTACCTGCACCGCCCCGCCAACCTCGAAGATGTGTTCCTGCGCCTGACCGGCCGTGAAATGCGCGACTGA